From a single Intestinibaculum porci genomic region:
- a CDS encoding LysR family transcriptional regulator, translating into MSKEVKKMDLKTFQYFVAVYEYQSFSKAAAHLGITQPTLSRQMQELEKQTGHPLLVRSKKAITLTKEGMIFLKRAQEILQISDQLKHELSPATPLSGDLHLSFVENGQSAPLMQAIYRFQKKYPQVRMHLRKQRETDLMQACVLGLCDLGVIHGHSDDPLLSRSPLTKADTLGIIISKSHPLSDKVALTNINIKGQDLYIPEDLSDAYLQKHKLFATIRGTYLGLSEILPLVQDNTLILSYEHLLEENFYTPYTFKKLIPEMTLPLSLIYKKGSESLLLQTFMTYLKEDL; encoded by the coding sequence ATGAGTAAGGAAGTGAAGAAAATGGACTTAAAAACCTTTCAATATTTTGTAGCCGTCTATGAATATCAAAGTTTTTCTAAAGCTGCAGCGCATTTAGGCATTACCCAGCCAACCTTATCAAGACAAATGCAGGAATTAGAAAAACAAACCGGACATCCCTTACTGGTTCGCTCCAAAAAAGCGATCACTTTGACCAAAGAAGGGATGATCTTTTTAAAACGCGCCCAGGAAATCTTACAAATATCAGATCAGTTAAAGCATGAACTTTCTCCGGCGACGCCGCTATCTGGTGACCTGCATCTCAGTTTTGTGGAAAACGGACAAAGCGCACCGCTGATGCAAGCCATTTATCGTTTTCAAAAGAAGTATCCCCAAGTACGTATGCATTTACGCAAACAAAGGGAAACGGATCTTATGCAGGCTTGCGTACTGGGATTATGTGATCTCGGCGTTATTCATGGCCATAGCGATGATCCACTATTGTCGCGTTCACCCTTAACAAAAGCGGATACTCTTGGTATCATCATAAGCAAAAGTCATCCTTTAAGTGATAAAGTTGCCCTTACAAATATAAATATTAAAGGGCAAGATCTTTATATCCCTGAAGATCTGAGTGATGCCTACTTGCAAAAGCATAAGCTTTTTGCCACAATAAGAGGGACTTATCTCGGCTTATCAGAGATTCTTCCCTTAGTGCAAGACAATACCCTTATATTATCTTATGAACATCTGCTAGAAGAGAATTTCTATACGCCTTATACGTTTAAAAAGCTCATACCAGAAATGACTCTGCCCCTATCGCTTATTTATAAGAAAGGCTCTGAGTCGCTGCTTTTACAAACCTTTATGACATACCTGAAGGAGGACCTATGA